The Solanum pennellii chromosome 7, SPENNV200 DNA segment ATAGAGAGTAGGTAGGTGTGTTTTTAATCCTTTTTCTCTCAACTCTTTGATGAAAGCAGCTTGGTATACAAAGCATCCCATATTCGTAGGATTTGAGAAAGGGCCACAGCCTAAGAGATGAGATGTGATATAGACAATCTATCCTAATGCAAAACCTGAGATAGAAtattataatacaaaattaatactACCTGCTGATTATGAAGTGGATTTTGTTACTAGGAATTAATGGAAGCATGGCCTTGAGAGATGGGGTTGATGCCTCAGGCAGGAAGCCCAAGGTTTGTTTCTACTTCTACCTTTGATAATATATAAGAATATCATTAATTAGtagtaaaataacttttttcaaaataaaagaatgtaaaTTATAGCAATTACTTTTCTGTGTGtgtattttaatttctaatataTGAGCAAAACATGGTGATGTTTAGGGAAAGGGTGTGTACCAATATGTTGACAAATATGGAGCTAATGTTGATGGATACAGGTTAGTTAAAAACTTGTTAGTTTGCACTAGTATGAAACAATTAATCTTATACTTTGTGTGATTTTGAAATGCAGTCCCATCTACAACACAGATGAATGGTCTCCAAGTGGTGATGTTTATGTTGGAGGTATGacagtttttttttaactcgaactatgtatatatacacaagAACGTTTATAATTAAGTCAGTACTCATTTTGAATCTAGATCCTAAATCACATGTAATATGATTGCAGGTACCACTGGCTTAGCCATATGGGCTGTGACCTTGCTTGGCATTCTTGCAGGAGGTGCTCTCCTTGTCTACAACACAAGTGCTTTGGCACAGTAGATGTTATCCTTGTATTGTACTATTTTAAGTTTAAGTTGTATTCCATGTTATCTTTTCAAAgatacttcaaatatttcttggCATCTTCATTAATATGTAATTGCTGTGATTTTACTGTGGATAATATTACATCTAATGTTTTTGTTTTAGGTTCTTATAAATCTTTTAAGTTTAGTCGTGATTGGATTGCCTTCCATGAGACTCCAAACAGTTATAACTTAATCCAATATTTTGAAGTGTAAGGAATTCCTGGAACGATCTCAAATGACAATAATATATGAGTTCAGAGACAAATATTTACTAGATTTCTTAATGCATAGAGCTAATGGGATAATAATACCAACGCAACACTAGAGTGGTACTTCCAATGCAATTGTTACAAGCAAAAATCTTCAGATATTCAAAATTTGGCTAACAGTACAACcaaaacaaagacaaaataTGCAGCAAAGAGCTCACACTCCTTTTCACCACCTTAACTCTAATTCTTCAGTTTGGTTAAACTAAACACCAGTCGCCCAAGACGTCCAAATACAAGCTCTCCTGTTAGCCCAACAGGCAACAGGTCAAGCAATGAAGGATGTATGTATCTTCCTCTTCGCGCAAAGATCCATTAGTTTACAAGAATATATACCTTTCTTCAAGAATCTCTAGTGCACAGAAATGGTCTCATACAAAGCAAATCTGGCAGTGTCTCCAATTTTGCTCATTTCTAATGTAGAATCACATATGGATGTCAACGTTGGCTGAAAAATGCTCTGCTATCATAATCAATCGAAGCAGAACTCTGATTCGTGTTATTGCATCTCTTGAAGTGCATCTTCCTCTAGAAGCTGCGGCAGTGGATGTTTCAATGAAGAAGAGCCTAAAAACCCGTTTGTCTCTAGCACCGATGACCGAACCATCTGCTCAGGCAGATAGATAATGTCATCTCTCCGCCTCCAAAATATTGATAAACAGTGTGCAAGAAATCTCTCAATATGTTAATCTAATAACTACGATATATAAGAATATTATCTTCGTGTATAGGTACTATGACCACATAAATACATTTGCTGTAGCTCAAAAACTATGACCACGTAAATGGTCATAGTTTCCATCAttttttcatctaaaataaCAGCCTACAAGCTCAAGACACCAGAACAGATCAGCTAACAAACATACCAAATATGCAAACAGAA contains these protein-coding regions:
- the LOC107025836 gene encoding photosystem II 10 kDa polypeptide, chloroplastic, with the protein product MASTVMSSLSLKPTFTLEKISVKGLPSLTRSSSSFKVVASGVKKLKTDKPYGINGSMALRDGVDASGRKPKGKGVYQYVDKYGANVDGYSPIYNTDEWSPSGDVYVGGTTGLAIWAVTLLGILAGGALLVYNTSALAQ